From Algoriphagus sp. NG3, the proteins below share one genomic window:
- a CDS encoding translation initiation factor gives MAKRSNDWKKRDGVVYSTSDEFEFQTDSEETEETLPINQQNLKVLLDKKARAGKKVTLIEGFIGTDEDLKELGKMLKNKCGVGGSAKDGKILIQGDHRDKVVQVLLACGYKAKKSGG, from the coding sequence ATGGCTAAAAGAAGTAACGACTGGAAAAAACGTGACGGCGTGGTGTATTCCACTAGTGATGAATTTGAATTTCAGACAGACAGCGAGGAGACAGAGGAGACTCTTCCTATCAATCAGCAAAATCTGAAGGTACTGCTGGACAAAAAAGCCCGTGCCGGCAAAAAGGTAACCCTAATCGAAGGCTTTATAGGAACTGATGAAGACCTAAAGGAATTAGGTAAAATGCTTAAAAATAAATGTGGTGTAGGAGGGTCTGCCAAAGATGGAAAAATCCTTATCCAAGGAGATCACAGGGACAAAGTAGTGCAGGTACTTCTGGCTTGCGGTTATAAAGCCAAAAAATCCGGCGGATAA
- a CDS encoding universal stress protein, whose amino-acid sequence MTKVLIPFDFSEQAQNALQFATNLSAKFENVQITVLHVIEVPASSGMGTMGGGEAVPEYENQMFFIELMDRRKQQFRDMETQYAGNSYAFNTKIVLGNAFQNISSAIQEENPDLVIMGSKGSSGLEEVLIGSNTEKVVRTSHCPVVTVKAAVDPTNFKKIVFASDFREDQDELAHRLKNLQKWFDADLYLVIINTPGSFETTRESAARIKKFAAKYEIEHAVAEIYNSDSEEAGIVEFAEDIDADLIAMATHGRTGLAHLFTGSIAEDVVNHAKRPVWTFKTK is encoded by the coding sequence ATGACCAAAGTACTTATTCCATTTGATTTCTCAGAGCAAGCTCAAAACGCACTACAGTTTGCCACAAATTTATCAGCTAAGTTTGAAAATGTGCAGATCACGGTTTTGCACGTCATTGAGGTTCCCGCCTCCTCTGGAATGGGTACTATGGGGGGCGGTGAAGCGGTCCCTGAATATGAAAACCAGATGTTTTTTATAGAACTTATGGATCGTCGGAAACAACAATTCCGGGACATGGAAACTCAATATGCAGGAAATAGCTATGCTTTTAACACAAAAATAGTTCTAGGCAATGCTTTTCAGAATATCTCCTCCGCAATACAGGAAGAAAACCCTGATTTAGTGATCATGGGATCCAAGGGATCCAGCGGATTGGAAGAAGTATTGATCGGGAGCAACACAGAAAAGGTAGTCCGTACTTCCCACTGCCCTGTGGTCACAGTAAAGGCTGCTGTAGATCCGACAAACTTTAAAAAGATTGTATTTGCCAGTGATTTCCGAGAGGATCAGGACGAACTCGCACACCGACTGAAAAATCTCCAAAAATGGTTTGATGCCGATCTTTATTTGGTGATCATCAATACACCGGGAAGTTTTGAAACCACCAGAGAATCGGCAGCCCGAATCAAGAAATTTGCTGCCAAATATGAAATCGAACACGCTGTGGCAGAGATTTACAATTCTGATTCTGAAGAAGCAGGCATAGTGGAGTTTGCTGAAGACATTGACGCTGATCTGATTGCTATGGCTACCCATGGCAGAACTGGGTTAGCACACCTATTCACCGGATCCATTGCCGAAGATGTGGTAAACCATGCTAAGCGTCCCGTTTGGACATTTAAAACTAAGTAA
- a CDS encoding 1,4-dihydroxy-2-naphthoate polyprenyltransferase has protein sequence MIQSINTKKEAWLHAVRLRTLPLALASIFGGSFLAAYHGVFRWEILLFASLTTIFLQILSNLSNDYGDTIHGADHEDRQGPVRAVQSGLISLPEMKRAMYLFGALALISGLVLLYLAVQDWMLFGIFLALGMAAIWASISYTSGSNPYGYSGFGDISVFLFFGLLGVFGTYYLHSLAWDSTIIWIGIALGLFSAAVLNINNIRDIESDTVAGKKSIPVRIGKKDAIIYNWFLILGGNFCLLMFAYTTNEWGSLLALAIFPIMVKIGMAVQKGKNSAEIDPNLKKMAISTLVWVILFGVGLVFLAKS, from the coding sequence GTGATACAATCAATAAATACCAAAAAAGAAGCCTGGCTGCATGCAGTCAGGCTTCGTACTTTACCACTTGCGCTGGCCAGCATATTTGGCGGCTCTTTTCTTGCAGCTTATCACGGGGTTTTCCGATGGGAAATTTTGCTCTTCGCTTCGCTTACCACCATCTTTCTACAGATTCTTTCGAACCTATCCAATGATTATGGAGACACGATCCACGGAGCTGACCATGAGGACAGGCAGGGGCCGGTAAGGGCCGTGCAGTCCGGTTTGATTTCGCTTCCTGAAATGAAAAGGGCCATGTATCTTTTTGGAGCCTTGGCATTGATCTCAGGGTTGGTTTTACTTTACCTTGCTGTACAGGATTGGATGTTGTTTGGGATATTTCTTGCATTGGGGATGGCAGCTATATGGGCTTCAATCTCTTATACATCGGGAAGCAATCCGTATGGATATTCGGGGTTTGGTGACATCTCCGTCTTTCTATTCTTTGGATTGTTGGGGGTTTTTGGCACCTATTATCTGCATAGTCTTGCTTGGGACAGTACTATTATCTGGATTGGAATTGCCCTAGGACTATTCAGCGCAGCCGTACTAAATATCAATAATATCAGGGATATAGAATCCGATACTGTTGCCGGGAAAAAATCCATTCCAGTCAGAATAGGTAAAAAAGACGCAATTATTTATAACTGGTTTTTGATCTTGGGAGGTAACTTTTGCTTGTTGATGTTCGCATACACCACCAATGAGTGGGGCTCTCTGCTGGCGCTGGCTATTTTCCCGATTATGGTCAAAATCGGGATGGCTGTTCAAAAAGGAAAAAATTCCGCCGAAATCGACCCAAACCTTAAAAAAATGGCTATCTCTACCTTAGTCTGGGTTATTCTCTTTGGGGTAGGTTTGGTTTTTTTAGCAAAAAGCTGA
- a CDS encoding glutathione peroxidase: MKNLVFIGCLLLLVCAYAISKSHASKTKANSKSESMLSKSFHDFSMKDLNGKEISFSSFKGKKVMVVNVASKCGYTPQYEALQKLYSENSDRLVILGFPANNFGGQEPGSNEEIKSFCSENYGVTFPMFEKVSVKGYDKHPIYRWLSDAGQNGWNNEEPSWNFCKYLINEKGELVKYFLSKVDPLDQEIIDIINS; encoded by the coding sequence ATGAAAAACTTAGTATTTATAGGCTGTCTTCTATTGCTGGTATGCGCTTATGCCATCAGTAAAAGCCATGCGTCTAAAACAAAAGCAAATTCAAAGTCGGAAAGCATGCTGTCAAAATCATTTCATGATTTCTCTATGAAAGACCTGAATGGAAAGGAAATATCTTTCAGTTCCTTCAAAGGCAAAAAAGTCATGGTAGTAAATGTAGCCTCCAAATGCGGCTACACACCACAGTATGAAGCACTTCAGAAATTGTATTCAGAAAACAGTGATAGGTTGGTCATTCTCGGCTTTCCTGCAAATAATTTCGGTGGCCAGGAACCTGGATCGAACGAGGAAATAAAATCTTTTTGCTCTGAAAATTACGGGGTGACTTTCCCTATGTTTGAGAAAGTATCTGTGAAAGGTTACGACAAGCACCCGATCTACAGATGGCTGTCAGATGCGGGGCAAAACGGATGGAACAACGAGGAACCTAGCTGGAACTTCTGTAAGTATTTGATAAATGAAAAGGGTGAGTTGGTGAAGTATTTTCTATCCAAAGTAGATCCTTTGGATCAGGAGATCATCGATATCATCAACTCATAA
- the argS gene encoding arginine--tRNA ligase translates to MNIQESIHTGIQLAFQNIFNHDLPMDQISLAPTRKEFEGTYTFVVFPYLKVSKATPEATANLIGEYLKENVNVVAGFNVVKGFLNLELDNMVWVNVFQKLYANENIGQLPANGQKVMVEYSSPNTNKPLHLGHLRNNFLGFAVANILEANGYEVIKANLVNDRGIHICKSMVAYQHFGNGETPESSGLKGDHLAGKYYVIFDQKYKEQIAELKANGQGEEEAKKNAPLLLEAQDMLRKWEANDGEVVALWKKMNEWVYAGFEKTYQRMGVSFDQYYYESNTYLLGKDIVAEGLEKGVFYTKENGSVWVDLTDEGLDEKLVLRGDGTSVYITQDMGTADLKYKDFGINKSVYVVGNEQDYHFDVLFKIMKKFGRPYGDGLYHLSYGMVDLPTGKMKSREGTVVDADDLMQEMIDTAAAHTQELGKIDGFNEAQAKELYETLGLGALKYFLLKVDPKKRMLFNPQESIEFQGNTGPFIQYSHARIASILRKAEQIGVSYDNADFSGLSKIEDPESSLIYLLNDFDKKITQAGLDYSPSVLAQYLFDLAKEYNRFYAELPIFLENDPNVLAFRVALSAHTAKTLKKGMNLLGIAVPERM, encoded by the coding sequence ATGAACATACAAGAATCAATACATACCGGCATTCAGCTTGCCTTCCAGAATATCTTCAACCATGATCTTCCCATGGATCAGATCAGCTTGGCTCCTACCCGCAAGGAATTTGAAGGTACGTACACCTTTGTGGTTTTCCCGTATTTGAAAGTTTCCAAGGCCACACCGGAAGCAACTGCAAACCTGATCGGTGAATACCTTAAGGAAAATGTGAACGTAGTCGCTGGATTCAATGTGGTGAAAGGTTTTCTAAATCTTGAGCTGGATAACATGGTCTGGGTAAATGTCTTTCAGAAACTATACGCTAATGAAAACATAGGTCAGCTTCCAGCCAACGGTCAGAAAGTAATGGTTGAATACTCCTCCCCTAACACCAACAAACCCTTACACTTAGGGCACTTACGAAATAACTTTTTAGGCTTTGCGGTAGCCAACATCCTGGAAGCAAATGGATATGAAGTCATCAAAGCCAATTTGGTAAATGACCGGGGAATCCACATCTGCAAATCCATGGTGGCCTACCAGCATTTTGGCAATGGGGAAACCCCTGAATCCTCAGGATTGAAAGGTGATCATCTGGCGGGGAAATACTATGTGATATTTGACCAGAAATATAAAGAACAGATCGCTGAACTAAAGGCAAATGGCCAAGGTGAAGAGGAAGCCAAAAAGAATGCTCCTCTCTTACTTGAGGCTCAGGATATGCTTCGCAAATGGGAAGCCAATGACGGGGAAGTCGTGGCACTCTGGAAGAAGATGAATGAATGGGTTTACGCCGGTTTCGAAAAAACCTATCAGCGTATGGGAGTGAGTTTCGACCAGTACTATTACGAATCAAATACTTATTTACTAGGTAAGGATATAGTAGCGGAAGGTCTGGAAAAAGGAGTTTTCTACACAAAAGAAAACGGGTCAGTCTGGGTGGATCTGACAGACGAAGGTTTGGACGAAAAACTGGTACTTCGCGGTGACGGTACCTCTGTTTACATCACTCAGGATATGGGTACAGCAGATTTAAAATACAAAGATTTCGGTATTAACAAATCTGTATATGTAGTTGGAAATGAACAAGATTACCACTTTGATGTATTGTTTAAGATTATGAAGAAGTTCGGCCGCCCATATGGTGATGGCTTGTATCATTTATCTTATGGTATGGTGGATTTGCCTACCGGCAAAATGAAGTCCCGTGAAGGGACAGTGGTAGATGCTGATGACCTGATGCAGGAAATGATAGATACAGCCGCTGCGCACACTCAAGAATTGGGCAAAATTGATGGGTTTAACGAGGCACAGGCAAAAGAGCTTTATGAAACATTAGGTCTAGGTGCCTTAAAATACTTTCTGCTAAAAGTAGATCCTAAAAAACGAATGCTTTTCAATCCCCAGGAATCCATAGAGTTCCAGGGAAACACAGGTCCTTTTATACAATATTCCCATGCCAGGATCGCTTCTATCCTCAGAAAAGCCGAACAAATCGGAGTAAGTTATGACAATGCGGATTTCTCCGGACTTAGTAAGATCGAAGATCCCGAATCCAGCCTGATCTACTTACTCAATGATTTTGATAAGAAGATAACTCAGGCAGGATTGGATTATTCCCCTTCGGTTTTAGCACAATACTTATTCGATTTAGCGAAGGAGTACAATAGATTCTACGCAGAACTTCCTATATTTCTGGAGAATGATCCTAATGTTCTCGCATTTAGGGTAGCTCTCTCAGCGCATACTGCCAAAACCCTGAAAAAGGGAATGAATCTATTAGGAATAGCTGTACCTGAAAGAATGTAA
- a CDS encoding GxxExxY protein — translation METKNDLNEDELSNIILGAAIDVHTQLGPGLLENVYKKVLAIKLQNLGLHVEVEKTMPILIDGISIDLGYKIDLLVQEKLVIELKSVKEISDVHVAQAINYLKLGKYKLGLIINFNVSKLKYGIKRVINTQGPRPF, via the coding sequence ATGGAAACGAAGAATGATCTGAATGAAGATGAATTATCCAACATCATACTCGGTGCGGCAATTGATGTTCATACTCAACTTGGCCCCGGATTACTTGAAAATGTTTACAAAAAAGTTTTAGCAATAAAACTGCAAAACTTAGGTTTGCATGTCGAAGTAGAAAAGACAATGCCCATCCTCATTGATGGTATTTCAATTGACCTTGGATACAAAATCGATTTACTTGTTCAGGAGAAACTTGTCATTGAATTGAAATCAGTTAAAGAAATCTCTGATGTTCATGTTGCTCAGGCTATAAACTATCTAAAGCTTGGAAAGTACAAATTAGGTCTAATCATAAACTTTAATGTTTCAAAACTAAAATACGGTATCAAAAGAGTTATAAATACGCAAGGCCCAAGACCTTTTTAA
- a CDS encoding arginase: MRDIKLVEVRSEIAAGTRGASLGIDALKIASLDKKSDFFTQFDPINVPDANNYLWKGNNFPHAKYIDGVYQVLKNVYSTIESLRMEKKFPIVLAGDHSTAAGTIMGIKAADPDKRLGVIWIDAHADLHTPYTTPSGNMHGMPLAMVSQEDNLVCQINEPSEETLAIWKKIKTIGGDFPKIIPSDIVFISVRDTEDPEDHLIKNHGIKNFNTHEVRQRGIDQIAEEALGVLKHCDQIYISFDVDSLDSSISVGTGTPVPDGLTVQEAIELNVKLIQDKRVCCWEIVEVNPTLDSENVMAENAFEVLEATIKSLVDNF, translated from the coding sequence ATGAGAGATATTAAACTAGTAGAAGTACGGTCTGAAATTGCAGCGGGAACCCGAGGGGCAAGTTTGGGAATCGATGCCTTGAAGATCGCCAGCTTGGACAAAAAGTCGGATTTCTTCACCCAATTTGATCCGATCAATGTCCCAGATGCCAACAATTACCTTTGGAAAGGAAATAATTTTCCCCACGCCAAATACATTGATGGAGTATACCAGGTTTTGAAAAATGTCTATTCCACCATAGAGTCCCTAAGGATGGAAAAAAAATTCCCTATAGTCCTCGCAGGGGATCATAGCACTGCGGCGGGAACTATCATGGGAATCAAAGCGGCCGATCCAGACAAGCGATTGGGAGTAATCTGGATCGATGCACATGCGGATTTGCACACCCCTTATACTACTCCTTCTGGAAATATGCATGGTATGCCATTGGCGATGGTCTCGCAGGAGGACAACTTGGTCTGCCAGATAAATGAGCCCTCCGAAGAGACCCTGGCCATATGGAAAAAGATCAAAACCATAGGTGGAGACTTTCCTAAAATCATCCCAAGCGATATCGTTTTCATCTCGGTACGTGATACTGAGGATCCGGAAGACCACTTGATTAAAAACCATGGAATCAAAAACTTCAATACCCACGAAGTAAGGCAGAGAGGTATAGACCAAATCGCTGAAGAAGCACTCGGAGTATTAAAGCATTGTGATCAGATCTATATTTCCTTTGATGTGGACAGTTTGGATAGCTCCATTTCTGTAGGTACAGGCACTCCTGTTCCTGATGGACTCACTGTACAGGAAGCAATCGAACTAAATGTCAAGCTTATCCAGGACAAGCGTGTCTGCTGCTGGGAAATCGTGGAAGTAAACCCTACCCTAGACTCGGAAAATGTAATGGCGGAAAACGCTTTCGAAGTCCTCGAAGCGACTATAAAAAGCTTGGTAGACAATTTTTAG
- a CDS encoding methionine aminotransferase: protein MPITSKLPKVETTIFTVMSKLASDCGAINLSQGFPGFDCDPVLLELVNKYMKAGYNQYAPMSGVPVLKERLALKTKLVHSVDLESDSEITIVSGATEAIFAAVTAVVQPGDEVILFDPAYDSYAPAVELSGGKPVFVPLKLPDFSVDWDLLASAISKKTRLIMVNTPHNPSGYVWTREDLELLANLIRETSILVVSDEVYEHITFDGRIHYSLLTHPELRERTFVCGSFGKTFHVTGWKIGYCLAAARLTVEFRKIHQFLTFSTPTPLQYALADYLSDASRYFSLPHFYQRKRDLFCKGLQNTPFKFTPAQGSFFQLVSYGHVSQEPDYELAVRLTKEIGVASIPISVFFSDKEDHKVLRFCFAKEDDELKNALEKLISMKI from the coding sequence ATGCCTATTACATCTAAACTTCCCAAAGTAGAAACCACGATTTTTACTGTAATGTCAAAGCTTGCAAGTGATTGCGGAGCTATTAATCTTTCACAGGGATTTCCAGGATTTGACTGCGATCCAGTTTTATTGGAATTGGTCAACAAATACATGAAGGCAGGCTATAATCAGTATGCGCCTATGAGTGGCGTGCCTGTATTGAAGGAGAGGTTGGCATTGAAAACCAAGCTAGTGCATAGCGTTGACTTGGAGTCAGATTCTGAAATCACAATTGTATCAGGGGCAACAGAGGCAATATTTGCTGCTGTAACTGCTGTAGTGCAACCGGGCGATGAAGTGATTCTCTTCGATCCTGCTTATGACTCATATGCACCTGCGGTGGAATTAAGCGGTGGTAAGCCTGTATTTGTCCCATTGAAATTGCCTGACTTTTCAGTGGATTGGGACTTACTGGCATCAGCCATCAGCAAGAAAACCCGGCTCATCATGGTGAACACACCCCATAACCCCAGTGGATATGTGTGGACTAGGGAGGATCTTGAGCTACTGGCCAATCTGATCAGGGAAACAAGCATTTTGGTCGTAAGTGATGAAGTTTATGAGCATATTACTTTTGATGGCCGAATTCATTACTCTCTTTTGACTCACCCTGAACTAAGAGAAAGAACGTTCGTCTGTGGTTCATTTGGAAAGACTTTTCATGTGACAGGCTGGAAGATCGGCTACTGCCTAGCTGCAGCCAGATTGACCGTGGAATTCAGGAAAATCCATCAGTTTTTGACATTCAGTACTCCCACACCCTTGCAGTATGCATTGGCTGATTATCTGTCTGATGCTTCTAGGTATTTTTCCTTGCCTCATTTTTACCAGAGGAAAAGGGATCTATTCTGCAAAGGATTGCAAAATACTCCCTTTAAATTCACTCCCGCTCAAGGAAGTTTCTTTCAACTTGTTTCCTATGGTCATGTTTCCCAAGAGCCAGATTACGAACTGGCCGTACGACTCACCAAGGAAATAGGAGTGGCTAGTATTCCTATTTCAGTTTTTTTCTCAGACAAGGAAGATCATAAAGTGCTTAGGTTTTGCTTTGCAAAGGAAGATGATGAACTGAAAAACGCCTTAGAAAAATTAATCTCCATGAAAATTTAA